From a region of the Nocardioides ginsengisegetis genome:
- a CDS encoding type IV toxin-antitoxin system AbiEi family antitoxin domain-containing protein — protein MDMLDTLVTARGFFTRSDARDCGYSEKAMAEAARCGVWHRIRRGYYTFSVLWSAMDDVARHRVRSAAAQHSLGDAVVLSHVSASVVHGLDIWGIPLQRVHVTRLDGGAGRIEGDVVHHVGSVSDEDVVEVDGRRVMRPARAAIEAVGRSTGEVALAHFDALLRATGLTQEDLMAQFMSMEAWPFTQHLHVPVRLASPLHQSIGESRGISFFFRHGVPAPVCQYEVRDTDGTLLGTCDWAWPERRQLGEFDGFVKLGRLLRPGQTPGDVVFAEKRREDALREATGWSMIRIIWSDYDRPRVLQARLQRALRTAG, from the coding sequence ATGGACATGCTCGACACCCTGGTCACGGCACGAGGATTCTTCACGCGGTCGGACGCGCGCGACTGCGGCTACAGCGAGAAGGCGATGGCGGAGGCGGCCCGGTGCGGCGTGTGGCACCGGATCCGGCGCGGCTACTACACGTTCAGCGTGCTGTGGTCGGCGATGGACGACGTGGCGCGACACCGGGTTCGGTCCGCCGCAGCCCAGCACTCCCTGGGTGACGCGGTCGTCCTCAGCCACGTGTCGGCCTCGGTCGTGCACGGTCTCGACATCTGGGGTATCCCGCTCCAACGGGTGCACGTGACTCGGCTCGACGGAGGGGCGGGCCGCATCGAGGGCGACGTCGTGCACCATGTCGGCTCGGTCAGCGACGAGGATGTCGTCGAGGTCGACGGACGTCGCGTGATGCGGCCGGCGCGGGCCGCCATCGAGGCCGTGGGCCGCAGCACCGGTGAGGTTGCGCTCGCGCACTTCGATGCCCTGCTGCGCGCGACCGGGCTCACGCAGGAGGACCTCATGGCCCAGTTCATGTCCATGGAGGCCTGGCCCTTCACCCAGCACCTCCACGTGCCGGTGCGGTTGGCGAGCCCGCTCCACCAGAGCATCGGCGAGTCCCGAGGCATCTCCTTCTTCTTCCGGCACGGGGTTCCTGCTCCGGTGTGCCAGTACGAGGTTCGGGACACGGACGGCACCCTGCTCGGCACCTGCGACTGGGCCTGGCCCGAGCGCCGTCAGCTCGGCGAGTTCGACGGATTCGTGAAGTTGGGTCGTCTGCTCCGCCCCGGACAGACACCGGGTGACGTGGTGTTCGCCGAGAAGCGGCGCGAGGACGCCCTCCGCGAGGCGACCGGGTGGTCGATGATCCGGATCATCTGGTCCGACTACGACCGGCCCCGCGTGCTGCAGGCCCGGCTCCAGCGTGCCCTCCGGACAGCCGGGTGA
- a CDS encoding SAM-dependent methyltransferase: MDWFEAYDAALAPVLSANGFLAVVAGAEESGLLARLVDPHDVPTLARATGLPEPTVTALCRSLLLHDVVQDGDGTFTLTAVWRELLASTAFATLGDTILSAQVEARALRAVGAGEDYWTMPLEDRLVLARAVSPNPYNDGLVEGFRSMSLADPDQEVLRAGGTALELGCGVAGRILTMLRAVPGMTAVGVELDPALAAEARRRAEELGVADRFEVVVGDAADFDRPASFDRAQWSQFFFPAPARAGALAALHRALRPGGVAVAPVFGDADAIAAEPRGVEARYAATFGILLASWGVPVRTGEELVAEFEAAGFTDVGVVPAPGIQRVRAVRP, translated from the coding sequence ATGGACTGGTTCGAGGCGTACGACGCCGCCCTGGCGCCGGTGCTCTCGGCCAACGGCTTCCTGGCCGTGGTCGCGGGCGCGGAGGAGTCCGGCCTCCTGGCGCGGCTGGTGGATCCGCACGACGTCCCGACGCTCGCCAGGGCGACCGGGCTGCCCGAGCCGACCGTGACCGCGCTGTGCCGGTCGTTGCTCCTCCACGACGTCGTGCAGGACGGCGACGGCACGTTCACGCTGACGGCCGTGTGGCGCGAGCTGCTCGCCAGCACGGCGTTCGCCACCTTGGGCGACACGATCCTCAGCGCGCAGGTCGAGGCCAGGGCCCTGCGCGCCGTCGGCGCCGGGGAGGACTACTGGACGATGCCGCTGGAGGACCGCCTCGTGCTGGCCCGGGCGGTCTCCCCCAACCCCTACAACGACGGGCTGGTCGAGGGCTTCCGGTCGATGTCGCTCGCCGACCCCGACCAGGAGGTGCTGCGCGCCGGCGGGACCGCACTCGAGCTCGGCTGCGGCGTGGCCGGCCGGATCCTGACGATGCTCCGGGCCGTCCCCGGGATGACGGCCGTCGGCGTCGAGCTCGACCCCGCCCTGGCCGCCGAGGCACGGCGTCGCGCCGAGGAGCTCGGCGTCGCGGACCGGTTCGAGGTGGTGGTCGGCGATGCCGCCGACTTCGACCGCCCGGCGTCCTTCGACCGCGCCCAGTGGAGCCAGTTCTTCTTCCCCGCGCCCGCTCGCGCCGGCGCGCTCGCCGCGCTGCACCGGGCCCTCCGACCCGGTGGGGTGGCCGTCGCGCCGGTCTTCGGGGACGCCGACGCGATCGCCGCAGAACCCCGCGGGGTGGAGGCGCGCTACGCCGCCACCTTCGGGATCCTGCTGGCGTCCTGGGGCGTGCCGGTGCGGACCGGTGAGGAGCTCGTCGCGGAGTTCGAGGCGGCAGGGTTCACCGACGTGGGCGTCGTGCCTGCTCCCGGCATCCAGCGCGTGCGGGCCGTCCGCCCCTGA
- a CDS encoding UDP-glucose dehydrogenase family protein, producing the protein MRRLKPRLTVIGTGYLGATHAICMAVLGYDVLAVDCDRAKVDALAAGTVPFHEPGLPEMLRKALDSGRLRFTTDLAEAGAFGDVHFVCTGTPQVAGSMAADLSQVEGVVRGLAPHLTRPCLVVGKSTVPVGTAARLAELLAGLAPVGAAAELAWNPEFLREGHAIEDTLQPSRLVFGVASETAREWLEAAFRPLLTAGVPCVVTDLATAELVKVAANSFLATKISFINAMAEICESTGADVHELSTALAYDDRIGGRFLKPGLGFGGGCLPKDIRAFIHRAEELGTGESVSFLREVDAINQRRRSRTVDLVREQAGGDLAGVRVCVLGAAFKPHSDDVRDAPALDVARRLHEEGASVVVHDPQAMDNARRTHPELEFADGALEAAAGAAVVALLTEWDQFRGLDPVRLGEVVAGRSVVDARNALDGATWRAAGWTYRALGVA; encoded by the coding sequence ATGCGACGACTGAAGCCGAGACTCACCGTGATCGGCACCGGCTACCTCGGTGCCACCCACGCGATCTGCATGGCCGTGCTGGGCTACGACGTGCTCGCCGTGGACTGCGACCGGGCCAAGGTGGACGCGCTCGCCGCGGGCACCGTGCCCTTCCACGAGCCGGGCCTGCCCGAGATGCTGCGCAAGGCGCTGGACTCCGGACGCCTCCGCTTCACCACCGACCTCGCCGAGGCCGGTGCCTTCGGCGACGTCCACTTCGTCTGCACCGGCACCCCGCAGGTCGCCGGCTCCATGGCCGCCGACCTCTCCCAGGTCGAGGGCGTCGTCCGCGGCCTCGCCCCGCACCTCACCCGGCCCTGCCTGGTGGTCGGGAAGTCCACGGTCCCCGTGGGCACGGCCGCCCGGCTCGCCGAGCTGCTCGCCGGGCTCGCCCCGGTCGGCGCGGCGGCCGAGCTGGCGTGGAACCCGGAGTTCCTCCGCGAGGGCCACGCCATCGAGGACACCCTGCAGCCCTCCCGCCTCGTCTTCGGCGTCGCCTCCGAGACCGCCCGCGAGTGGCTCGAGGCGGCGTTCCGGCCGCTGCTGACCGCCGGCGTGCCGTGCGTGGTCACCGACCTCGCCACCGCCGAGCTGGTCAAGGTCGCGGCCAACTCCTTCCTCGCCACCAAGATCTCCTTCATCAACGCGATGGCCGAGATCTGCGAGTCGACCGGCGCCGACGTGCACGAGCTCTCGACCGCACTCGCGTACGACGACCGTATCGGTGGGCGCTTCCTCAAGCCCGGGCTGGGCTTCGGGGGCGGCTGCCTGCCCAAGGACATCCGCGCCTTCATCCACCGGGCCGAGGAGCTCGGCACGGGGGAGAGCGTGTCGTTCCTGCGCGAGGTCGACGCCATCAACCAGCGCCGCCGCTCGCGCACCGTCGACCTGGTCCGCGAGCAGGCCGGCGGTGACCTGGCCGGCGTACGCGTGTGCGTGCTGGGCGCCGCCTTCAAGCCGCACTCCGACGACGTCCGCGACGCCCCCGCCCTCGACGTGGCCCGCCGGCTGCACGAGGAGGGCGCGAGCGTGGTCGTGCACGACCCGCAGGCCATGGACAACGCCCGGCGCACGCACCCGGAGCTGGAGTTCGCCGACGGCGCGCTCGAGGCCGCCGCGGGCGCCGCGGTCGTCGCGCTGCTGACCGAGTGGGACCAATTCCGCGGGCTGGACCCGGTCCGGCTGGGCGAGGTCGTGGCCGGCCGGTCGGTCGTCGACGCCCGCAACGCCCTCGACGGCGCGACCTGGCGGGCAGCGGGCTGGACCTACCGCGCGCTCGGGGTGGCGTGA
- a CDS encoding PH domain-containing protein yields the protein MGLIASMSDPNIAKHLLRDEGEVIVDEVKHHWVAYVRPVLEAVIALALLAITPFIAMGIAWVPIVLAGLVLLHAAWAGLGEHRDRFVVTNMRVFRVHGVLSQNLATMPLSRILDITVVKPLHGRILGFGHFCFESAAQEQGLRDIRYVGKPDQRDLAIQRVVQRSGLRGPRVN from the coding sequence ATGGGCCTGATCGCCTCGATGAGCGACCCCAACATCGCCAAGCACCTGCTGCGCGACGAGGGCGAGGTCATCGTCGACGAGGTCAAGCACCACTGGGTGGCCTACGTGCGGCCGGTCCTGGAGGCAGTCATCGCGCTCGCGCTGCTGGCGATCACGCCGTTCATCGCGATGGGCATCGCGTGGGTGCCGATCGTGCTGGCCGGGCTGGTGCTGCTGCACGCGGCCTGGGCCGGGCTGGGCGAGCACCGCGACCGGTTCGTGGTCACCAACATGCGCGTCTTCCGGGTCCACGGCGTGCTGTCGCAGAACCTCGCGACCATGCCGCTGAGCCGGATCCTCGACATCACCGTCGTCAAGCCGCTGCACGGCCGGATCCTCGGCTTCGGGCACTTCTGCTTCGAGTCCGCAGCGCAGGAGCAGGGGCTGCGCGACATCCGCTACGTGGGCAAGCCCGACCAGCGGGACCTCGCCATCCAGCGGGTCGTGCAGCGTTCGGGTCTCCGCGGCCCGCGCGTGAACTAG
- a CDS encoding MmcQ/YjbR family DNA-binding protein, translated as MVSSDDVRRVGLALPRTHKRMVRGRWKLRVGQIVYVAFSRDEQSMGFGFPRAERDGLVDSDPETFFLPPTADLRYQWVCAHLVRLEQDEMRELVTDAWRMCVPKMLHELPEQPAPAAALWAAIERQEWGEVRPLLHPSLHWTDRTVSLRGRSAVLAHLQGHPTPRPPREVEVRDGQVYRWVR; from the coding sequence GTGGTCAGCTCCGACGACGTACGCCGCGTGGGTCTGGCCCTGCCCCGCACCCACAAGCGGATGGTGCGGGGGCGGTGGAAGCTCCGGGTCGGGCAGATCGTCTACGTCGCGTTCTCGCGCGACGAGCAGTCGATGGGCTTCGGCTTCCCCCGGGCCGAGCGCGACGGGCTGGTCGACTCCGACCCCGAGACGTTCTTCCTGCCGCCGACCGCCGACCTGCGCTACCAGTGGGTGTGCGCCCACCTGGTGCGGCTCGAGCAGGACGAGATGCGAGAGCTGGTCACCGACGCCTGGCGGATGTGCGTGCCGAAGATGCTGCACGAGCTGCCCGAGCAGCCCGCACCGGCGGCAGCGTTGTGGGCCGCGATCGAGCGGCAGGAGTGGGGCGAGGTGCGCCCCCTGCTGCACCCCTCCCTGCACTGGACCGACCGGACCGTGTCGCTGCGGGGCCGGTCGGCCGTGCTGGCCCACCTGCAGGGCCACCCGACGCCCCGGCCACCCCGCGAGGTCGAGGTGCGTGACGGGCAGGTGTACCGCTGGGTGCGGTGA
- the ppdK gene encoding pyruvate, phosphate dikinase, with translation MTTYVHDFSDGDKDQKDLLGGKGANLAEMTNLGLPVPPGFTITTEACRAYLAAGHEPDGLADEVSAHLATLEAAMGRRLGDPADPLLVSVRSGAKFSMPGMMETVLNIGLNDESVVGLAAQSDDERFATDSYRRLLQMFGSTVLGIESEVFAEAHDALKKERGTVEDLDLGVDDLRALVATYKKAILEHAGREFPQDPREQMDLAVRAVFDSWNTDRAVLYRRQEQIPEDLGTAVNIQAMVFGNRGMSSGSGVCFTRDPASGAQGVYGDYLQNAQGEDVVAGIRNTVSLADLADLDRTSHDELLAIMATLEKHYRDMCDIEFTIERGKLWMLQTRVGKRTPEAAFRIAVHMVDEGLIDLDEALRRVSGAQLAQLMFPRFDPGAERTLLATGMNASPGAAVGKAVFDWGTAVEWAERGEDVILVRKETSPDDLHGMVVAKGILTSRGGKTSHAAVVARGMGRTCVCGAEALDVDTKEGRFTVRGGKTVHEGDLISIDGSTGEIFDGAVPVVDSHVVRYFEGDDVDDPVVSAVTRLVEHADSTRRLRVRTNADTAPDAARARRFGAQGIGLCRTEHMFLGDRRQLVEDLIVADDDAGQEAALQALLPLQRADFTEILEAMDGLPVTIRLIDPPLHEFLPDLTELSVAMAVADVRGHRKKRQRKLLEAVTRLHEQNPMLGLRGVRLGIVIPGLFTMQARAILEATAARVRAGGAPQPEIMIPLVASVRELDLVRHRIADVARDVAEETGIDLAFKVGTMIELPRAALTAGQIAGSAEFFSFGTNDLTQMTWGFSRDDVEASFFGTYLEQGVFPVSPFESLDTEGVGSLVRTAVRLGREARPDLHLGVCGEHGGDPASIHFFDEVGLDYVSCSPFRVPVARLEAGRSAVR, from the coding sequence GTGACCACCTATGTGCACGACTTCTCGGACGGCGACAAGGACCAGAAGGACCTCCTGGGAGGCAAGGGTGCCAACCTCGCCGAGATGACCAACCTCGGCCTGCCGGTGCCACCGGGGTTCACGATCACCACCGAGGCGTGCCGTGCCTACCTCGCCGCGGGCCACGAGCCCGACGGCCTGGCCGACGAGGTCAGCGCCCACCTCGCGACCCTCGAGGCCGCCATGGGACGCCGGCTCGGCGACCCCGCCGACCCACTGCTGGTCAGCGTCAGGTCCGGCGCGAAGTTCTCCATGCCCGGGATGATGGAGACCGTCCTCAACATCGGTCTCAACGACGAGTCCGTCGTCGGGCTGGCCGCCCAGAGCGACGACGAGCGCTTCGCCACCGACTCCTACCGTCGCCTGTTGCAGATGTTCGGGTCGACGGTGCTCGGCATCGAGTCGGAGGTCTTCGCCGAGGCCCACGACGCGCTCAAGAAGGAGCGTGGCACGGTCGAGGACCTCGACCTCGGCGTGGACGACCTGCGCGCGCTCGTCGCGACGTACAAGAAGGCGATCCTCGAGCACGCCGGTCGCGAGTTCCCCCAGGACCCCCGCGAGCAGATGGACCTCGCCGTCCGGGCCGTCTTCGACTCCTGGAACACCGACCGGGCCGTTCTCTACCGCCGCCAGGAGCAGATCCCCGAGGACCTCGGCACGGCCGTGAACATCCAGGCGATGGTCTTCGGCAACCGCGGCATGTCGTCCGGTTCGGGCGTCTGCTTCACCCGCGACCCGGCCTCCGGCGCCCAGGGCGTGTACGGCGACTACCTGCAGAACGCCCAGGGCGAGGACGTCGTCGCGGGCATCCGCAACACCGTCTCGCTGGCCGACCTCGCCGACCTCGACCGGACCTCGCACGACGAGCTGCTCGCGATCATGGCGACACTCGAGAAGCACTACCGCGACATGTGCGACATCGAGTTCACCATCGAGCGCGGCAAGCTCTGGATGCTCCAGACCCGCGTCGGCAAGCGCACGCCCGAGGCGGCCTTCCGGATCGCGGTGCACATGGTCGACGAGGGCCTGATCGACCTCGACGAGGCCCTCCGCCGGGTCTCGGGGGCGCAGCTCGCCCAGCTGATGTTCCCGCGCTTCGACCCCGGGGCCGAGCGGACCCTGCTGGCCACCGGCATGAACGCCTCTCCGGGTGCCGCCGTCGGGAAGGCGGTCTTCGACTGGGGTACGGCGGTCGAGTGGGCCGAGCGCGGCGAGGACGTCATCCTGGTGCGCAAGGAGACCAGCCCCGACGACCTGCACGGCATGGTGGTCGCGAAGGGCATCCTGACCAGCCGCGGCGGCAAGACCTCGCACGCCGCCGTGGTCGCGCGCGGCATGGGCCGCACCTGCGTGTGCGGTGCCGAGGCGCTGGACGTGGACACCAAGGAGGGCCGCTTCACCGTCCGCGGTGGCAAGACCGTCCACGAGGGCGACCTGATCTCGATCGACGGCTCGACCGGCGAGATCTTCGACGGCGCCGTCCCGGTCGTCGACTCCCACGTGGTGCGTTACTTCGAGGGCGACGACGTCGACGACCCGGTCGTCTCGGCCGTCACCCGCCTCGTCGAGCACGCCGACTCGACCCGGCGCCTCCGCGTGCGCACCAACGCCGACACCGCCCCCGACGCCGCCCGGGCCCGGCGCTTCGGCGCGCAGGGCATCGGCCTGTGCCGCACCGAGCACATGTTCCTCGGCGACCGGCGCCAGCTCGTCGAGGACCTCATCGTGGCCGACGACGACGCCGGCCAGGAGGCGGCCCTCCAGGCGCTGCTGCCCCTCCAGCGCGCCGACTTCACCGAGATCCTCGAGGCCATGGACGGGCTGCCCGTCACGATCCGCCTGATCGACCCGCCGCTGCACGAGTTCCTGCCCGACCTGACCGAGCTGTCGGTGGCCATGGCGGTGGCCGACGTCCGCGGGCACCGCAAGAAGCGGCAGCGCAAGCTGCTGGAGGCGGTCACCCGCCTCCACGAGCAGAACCCCATGCTCGGGCTGCGCGGGGTGCGGCTCGGCATCGTCATCCCCGGCCTGTTCACCATGCAGGCCCGGGCGATCCTCGAGGCCACCGCCGCCCGGGTCCGGGCCGGCGGGGCCCCCCAGCCGGAGATCATGATCCCGCTGGTCGCCAGCGTCCGCGAGCTCGACCTGGTCCGGCACCGGATCGCCGACGTGGCCCGCGACGTCGCCGAGGAGACCGGCATCGACCTCGCCTTCAAGGTCGGCACCATGATCGAGCTTCCGCGCGCCGCGCTGACCGCCGGCCAGATCGCCGGGTCCGCGGAGTTCTTCTCCTTCGGCACCAACGACCTCACCCAGATGACCTGGGGTTTCTCGCGCGACGACGTCGAGGCGTCGTTCTTCGGCACCTACCTCGAGCAGGGCGTCTTCCCGGTGTCCCCCTTCGAGTCCCTCGACACCGAGGGCGTCGGGTCGCTGGTCCGCACCGCCGTACGGCTCGGCCGCGAGGCGCGCCCGGACCTGCACCTCGGCGTCTGCGGCGAGCACGGCGGCGACCCGGCCTCGATCCACTTCTTCGACGAGGTGGGGCTCGACTACGTCTCCTGCTCGCCCTTCCGCGTCCCGGTCGCCCGCCTGGAGGCGGGCCGCTCGGCCGTGCGGTGA
- a CDS encoding NUDIX domain-containing protein, with the protein MTEQPTVSTVADGIARISWEPGLPVDVVRHEVATALVTHHRVEALVDPADEEAQRVATWSGMRREGVMRGVVVGGEPVDRIVYARIVSDVPVHEPEGFRALLNSFLPRKRAISQMLIRDHDARVLLCQLTYKQDWDLPGGVVEVGESPQLAVVREVEEELGLELPAGPLLVTDWLPPWGGWDDALCLVFDGGVHDAEIEESIVKQAREIRSARFCTLDEVRERAADFTARRVEAALAGLSGPPGYTESGRS; encoded by the coding sequence GTGACCGAGCAGCCCACCGTGAGCACCGTCGCGGACGGCATCGCCCGGATCAGCTGGGAGCCCGGGCTGCCCGTCGACGTCGTCCGGCACGAGGTGGCGACGGCGCTGGTGACCCACCACCGGGTCGAGGCGCTGGTCGACCCCGCCGACGAGGAGGCCCAGCGGGTCGCGACCTGGTCGGGGATGCGACGCGAGGGCGTGATGCGCGGGGTGGTCGTCGGGGGCGAGCCGGTCGACCGGATCGTCTACGCCCGGATCGTCAGCGACGTGCCCGTCCATGAGCCGGAGGGCTTCCGGGCCCTGCTCAACTCGTTCCTGCCCCGCAAGCGGGCGATCAGCCAGATGCTCATCCGCGACCACGACGCCCGGGTCCTGCTGTGCCAGCTGACCTACAAGCAGGACTGGGACCTGCCCGGCGGCGTCGTCGAGGTCGGTGAGTCCCCGCAGCTCGCCGTCGTCCGCGAGGTCGAGGAGGAGCTCGGCCTCGAGCTGCCCGCCGGCCCGCTCCTGGTCACCGACTGGCTGCCGCCCTGGGGTGGCTGGGACGACGCGCTCTGCCTGGTCTTCGACGGCGGCGTCCACGACGCGGAGATCGAGGAGTCCATCGTCAAGCAGGCCCGCGAGATCCGCTCGGCCCGCTTCTGCACCCTCGACGAGGTCCGCGAGCGGGCCGCCGACTTCACCGCCCGTCGGGTCGAGGCGGCACTGGCCGGCCTCTCCGGCCCCCCGGGCTACACGGAGTCCGGCCGCTCCTGA
- a CDS encoding co-chaperone YbbN has protein sequence MTQQPFSRPGAIDLSALKRHAQPTPSPAASGAAAGGAAGSAYSITMTEENFQSTIEASMQAPVLLVFYSRTRMPESGDLADDVETLAGEFEGRFLAGLVDIDAVPQIAQAMQIPSIPLVVVVIDGRPMPLLQDVVPIDELRTALTQVLQQLTTQGITGRHQPRTATAPVEGEEGDEEQVDPRYAAAQDALGEGNIDLAVAEYQKLVDANPADPEAVAGLAMAKVLQRTQGVDLAAAREAAAANPDDVDAQTMVADLDMLGGHVEDAFNRLVELVRRSAGDERNAAREHLIGLFGAVGNDDPRVLRGRQNLASALF, from the coding sequence ATGACGCAGCAGCCGTTCTCCCGTCCCGGTGCGATCGACCTCTCCGCCCTCAAGCGCCACGCGCAGCCGACGCCGTCGCCGGCCGCCTCGGGGGCGGCCGCAGGTGGCGCCGCGGGATCGGCGTACTCCATCACGATGACGGAGGAGAACTTCCAGTCGACCATCGAGGCCTCGATGCAGGCGCCGGTGCTGCTGGTGTTCTACTCGCGGACCCGGATGCCCGAGAGCGGCGACCTCGCCGACGACGTGGAGACGCTGGCCGGCGAGTTCGAGGGGCGCTTCCTGGCGGGTCTCGTCGACATCGACGCCGTGCCGCAGATCGCCCAGGCCATGCAGATCCCCTCGATCCCGCTCGTCGTCGTGGTCATCGACGGCCGCCCGATGCCGCTGCTCCAGGACGTCGTCCCGATCGACGAGCTGCGCACCGCGCTCACGCAGGTGCTGCAGCAGCTGACCACGCAGGGCATCACCGGCCGCCACCAGCCACGCACCGCCACCGCGCCCGTCGAGGGCGAGGAGGGCGACGAGGAGCAGGTCGACCCGCGCTACGCGGCCGCCCAGGACGCGCTCGGCGAGGGCAACATCGACCTGGCCGTCGCGGAGTACCAGAAGCTCGTCGACGCCAACCCCGCCGACCCCGAGGCGGTCGCCGGGCTGGCGATGGCCAAGGTCCTGCAGCGCACACAGGGAGTCGACCTTGCCGCCGCCCGCGAGGCCGCGGCCGCCAACCCCGACGACGTCGACGCGCAGACGATGGTCGCCGACCTCGACATGCTCGGCGGCCACGTCGAGGACGCGTTCAACCGCCTCGTCGAGCTGGTCCGCCGGTCGGCGGGCGACGAGCGCAACGCGGCGCGGGAGCACCTGATCGGCCTGTTCGGTGCGGTCGGCAACGACGACCCGCGCGTGCTGCGGGGCCGTCAGAACCTCGCGTCGGCGCTCTTCTGA
- a CDS encoding MarR family winged helix-turn-helix transcriptional regulator, whose amino-acid sequence MSLPFDPIDEAARQWGNHWDGVPAMHAVTSLMRVQQLVIGRLDALLRPHGLTFARYEALVLLVFSSRGSLPLGKMGERLQVHPTSVTSIVRRLESAGLVTRRPHPEDGRAVLAEITEAGRAVVEAATKDLIGADFALGALSDDQLATLSELLTPVRHAAGDF is encoded by the coding sequence ATGTCGCTTCCCTTCGATCCCATCGACGAGGCCGCGCGCCAGTGGGGCAACCACTGGGACGGCGTGCCCGCGATGCACGCCGTCACCTCCCTGATGCGGGTCCAGCAGCTCGTCATCGGCCGGCTCGACGCGCTGCTCAGGCCGCACGGCCTCACCTTCGCCCGCTACGAGGCGCTGGTGCTGCTCGTCTTCTCCTCGCGGGGCTCGCTGCCGCTGGGCAAGATGGGCGAGCGCCTGCAGGTGCACCCCACCTCGGTCACCTCGATCGTGCGCCGGCTCGAGTCGGCAGGCCTGGTGACCCGGCGGCCGCACCCCGAGGACGGCCGGGCCGTGCTCGCCGAGATCACCGAGGCCGGGCGCGCCGTCGTCGAGGCCGCCACCAAGGACCTCATCGGGGCCGACTTCGCCCTCGGGGCGCTCTCCGACGACCAGCTGGCCACGCTCTCGGAGCTGCTCACCCCCGTGCGCCACGCCGCCGGAGACTTCTAG